The following are encoded together in the Labeo rohita strain BAU-BD-2019 chromosome 17, IGBB_LRoh.1.0, whole genome shotgun sequence genome:
- the nipal3 gene encoding NIPA-like protein 3 has product MNEVRMAREDSVTGDSYTENLIGTLLAIFGNLLVSISVSIQKQSHVTLAGNKDPRQYYYTKTWWSGLILMVLGEGALFVSYAFAPLSLIAPLNAVSVISSSILGFLFLREKWKAQEFLKRYILTFLGCALTAGGTYLFVTFGPNSHEKLNAENIVKHVIGWPFLLYLLLGIITFCLVLYFYKQRNANYLVLILLLVALLGSVTVITVKAVSGMIVLSIFGPLQLSYPIFYVMFVCMVATIVFQASFLAQASHLYDSSIIACVNYIFCTTFAIVAGAIFYEEFNHEDVLHICMFLLGCAICFLGVFLITKNKRKAKAFEPYVTMDMAKGIPTIHNKGWAVQPDYNGSFSYGALENNDSMAPVTLPADQGLSVSPSPYQPSELKKD; this is encoded by the exons ATGAACGAAGTGAGGATGGCACGAGAGGACAGTGTGACGGGAGACTCCTACACC GAAAACCTCATTGGAACATTGTTAGCTATCTTTGGAAACCTGTTGGTCAGCATCTCAGTCAGCATTCAG AAACAGAGTCATGTGACGTTGGCTGGAAATAAAGACCCGAGGCAATATTACTACACTAAGACCTGGTGGTCTGGCCTGATACTGATGGTTCTGGGGGAGGGCGCCCTGTTTGTGTCTTACGCATTTGCACCGCTCTCTCTCATAGCGCCACTTAATGCTGTGTCTGTTATAT CAAGCTCCATCTTGGGGTTCCTGTTTTTGCGGGAAAAGTGGAAGGCACAGGAATTCTTGA AGCGCTACATTTTGACTTTCCTGGGCTGTGCCTTGACGGCAGGCGGTACTTACCTTTTTGTGACGTTTGGACCGAACTCTCACGAGAAGCTGAATGCAGAGAATATAGTGAAACATGTTATCGGCTGGCCCTTCCTCTTATACCTG CTTTTGGGGATCATCACATTCTGTCTGGTGCTGTATTTCTATAAACAGCGGAATGCTAACTACCTTGTCCTGATTCTGCTGCTGGTGGCACTACTTG GTTCAGTGACTGTAATCACAGTAAAGGCAGTTTCAGGAATGATTGTGCTTAGCATCTTTGGTCCACTACAGCTGTCCTATCCCATTTTCTATGTCATGTTCGTCTGCATGGTGGCAACTATCGTCTTTCAAGCATC ATTTCTAGCACAGGCATCTCACCTGTATGATTCCTCTATCATCGCATGTGTGAATTACATTTTCTGCACCACATTTGCAATCGTGGCAG GGGCCATATTTTATGAGGAGTTTAACCATGAAGACGTTCTGCACATATGCATGTTTCTTTTGGG GTGTGCTATATGCTTTCTTGGAGTGTTCCTAATCACTAAAAACAAGAGGAAGGCCAAAGCCTTTGAGCCATATGTCACTATGGACATGGCAAAAG GCATTCCAACCATTCACAACAAAGGCTGGGCTGTGCAGCCCGATTATAACGGCTCTTTTTCTTACGGAGCACTGGAGAACAACGATAGTATGGCTCCTGTGACGCTTCCGGCGGACCAAGGGCTGTCCGTCTCTCCTAGCCCGTACCAACCATCAGAGCTGAAAAAAGACTGA